A stretch of the Massilia sp. W12 genome encodes the following:
- a CDS encoding IS66 family transposase codes for MDFIAQKHRLQHTEGIPSPLREELLALIEQATQAEQKAAAFAQRATHAEQQAAQVQSYADQLRQQNEKLHQEVTYLRRMRYGIKSERMADSTQRDLFEQDLDADIEALQAELDKLAAASPKKEAVKQKRPGRLPLAAHLPREDVLHEPASCDCPECGKAMRKVGEDVTEKLSVQPAVFSVKRHRYPKYACQACQSIHQAPSAPSIIDGGGVEHDVLAWLLVSKYLDHLPLYRLEQIGERHNVPLSRTKLAQWVGRTGVALAPLADRLAQLLRQRRCLHADETPVAQLAPKTGKTERGYQWVYRSNDMEPGPRIVVYDYQPSRQGQHARNMLAGWSGYLMADAYSGYQALFAGGVVELGCMAHARRKFFDLHAARPTPITTEALHRFAQLYEIEREAKDMCVEQRADLRREKSLPLLAEFETWLNETSARASPSSGLQKAIVYTLSRWPARVRYAHSGDLPIDNNAAENALRPVAIGRKNWLFYGTERAGHRASCIMSLLATAKLNGLDPYEWLLDTLNKLPTWPANRLDELLPLGSVIQV; via the coding sequence CCCGCTACGGGAAGAGCTGTTGGCGCTCATTGAGCAAGCCACGCAGGCAGAGCAAAAAGCTGCTGCATTCGCACAACGCGCCACACATGCAGAGCAGCAAGCCGCACAAGTGCAAAGCTATGCGGATCAACTGCGCCAGCAAAACGAAAAACTCCATCAAGAAGTCACGTACTTGCGCCGCATGCGTTACGGCATCAAGAGTGAGCGCATGGCTGACAGCACGCAGCGCGATTTGTTTGAGCAAGATTTGGATGCCGATATTGAGGCGCTGCAAGCCGAGTTGGATAAGCTCGCAGCAGCGTCCCCAAAAAAAGAAGCGGTCAAACAAAAGCGCCCTGGTCGCCTGCCGCTGGCGGCGCACTTGCCGCGCGAAGACGTGTTGCACGAGCCGGCCAGTTGCGACTGCCCGGAATGCGGCAAAGCGATGCGCAAAGTTGGCGAAGATGTCACAGAAAAATTATCGGTGCAGCCGGCAGTGTTCAGCGTCAAGCGTCACCGCTATCCGAAATATGCCTGTCAGGCTTGCCAATCCATTCATCAGGCGCCCAGCGCACCGTCGATTATTGACGGCGGCGGCGTTGAGCACGATGTGCTGGCTTGGTTGCTGGTGTCGAAATATCTCGATCATCTGCCGCTGTATCGCCTGGAGCAGATCGGTGAGCGCCATAATGTGCCCCTGTCCCGCACCAAGCTGGCGCAGTGGGTAGGACGTACAGGCGTGGCGCTGGCGCCGTTGGCGGATCGCTTGGCGCAATTGTTGCGACAGCGGCGCTGCTTGCATGCCGATGAAACGCCGGTGGCGCAATTAGCGCCGAAAACCGGCAAAACCGAGCGCGGCTATCAATGGGTGTACCGCAGCAACGATATGGAGCCTGGGCCACGGATTGTGGTGTATGACTATCAGCCATCACGCCAGGGACAGCACGCGCGCAACATGCTGGCGGGCTGGAGCGGCTATTTGATGGCGGATGCGTATTCCGGCTATCAGGCATTATTTGCTGGCGGCGTGGTGGAGCTGGGCTGTATGGCGCATGCGCGGCGCAAATTCTTCGATTTGCACGCAGCACGTCCAACGCCCATCACCACCGAAGCCTTGCATCGCTTTGCTCAGTTATATGAAATTGAGCGCGAAGCAAAAGACATGTGCGTAGAACAACGCGCGGATTTGCGACGGGAAAAAAGTCTGCCTCTGTTAGCGGAATTCGAGACCTGGCTGAATGAAACCAGCGCCCGCGCCAGTCCGTCCTCCGGCTTGCAAAAAGCGATCGTGTACACCCTCAGCCGATGGCCTGCGCGGGTGCGCTATGCACACAGCGGGGATTTGCCGATAGATAATAATGCGGCGGAAAATGCCTTGCGCCCGGTGGCCATCGGGCGCAAGAACTGGCTGTTTTACGGCACAGAACGCGCCGGCCATCGCGCCTCTTGCATCATGTCTTTGCTGGCCACGGCAAAGCTTAATGGCCTTGATCCATACGAATGGCTGCTTGATACGCTCAACAAATTGCCCACTTGGCCAGCCAATCGCTTGGATGAGCTATTGCCGCTTGGGTCTGTGATTCAGGTCTGA